The genomic window GGTGACCCAAATGTTGAAAAGTATAAAGATTTATTTGATGGGGATCATGATAATGATGGTATCCCAGACATGGAAGATCAAGATTATCAAGATTGGTATGATAGATTTAATGATTTCTGGGATGAATTAGGTATTGATGGTGATATTAATGATTTTTGGGATGGGGACCATGACAATGATGGCATACCAAATCAGGGAGATAGCGATTGGGATAGATTTTGGGATGATTTTAGGGATAATTGGGATGACTTTTGGGATCACGTTGAGGATGGATGGGAAGATTTTATTGATTGGTGGAGTGATGTGTGGGGAGATTTTGGTGAATGGCTAGATGATCGCTGGGAAGATTTTGGTGAATGGTGGGATGGATGGTTTAGGGATATTGATTGTCCTGATTTTGATCCTGGTAAAGGTGTTTCGACCAGGGGTCAAATTATTTGCCAAACATTTAGAGTGCTTGACTGTGAAAATCCTGGAAATGGAAGTGAATGGTATGATGATTTTAGATTTGTAATTTCTTGTCCTGGGTGTCCTGTTTCGCAAGATCAAGAAGACTTGATAAAGGCGATGATTCCTGGATTGCGTAAATTGTTAAATATTAACATATTGTATGATGATCAACTATTTTTGTTAATTAGGTCTTGTGACCTATCTTCAATGGATTTTATTCGTTGTGTCAATTTAAAATTAGAAAAGTATAAAAATTTTAGCTTAGAAATTAGTAATTCGAATTGTCCAAATGCAACTCCAGAATTAATTGAAGAAGTTGATAATTTTGTTATTGAAAATGGTGCTAGTGATGTGTCAATAGCTGCAGCAAAGTTTCATTTTAAATTTAGCTGTCATAATTCTGGGAATTATACTTCAAATGTCCCGCATTTAGGTGATTGGGTAGAATCAAATTCGATTGATAAGTACATAAAAACCGCAGTATTGTTTAATGCAGCTACCGAAAATAGCATGTGGATTATTCCTGATCCCGAAACTCTATATTTTTATTGGATAGTTTTTGCAAAAGAACTTGCACCCATCGGGATCACATTATTACCGTTTGGAATTGGTGATGCTGCAGATATTTACCAAAGTTGTAATGATTTGTCCTGGGGTTGCTTTTTTGCAATGGCAGGCATTTTATTGCCTGATGAGATTTTTGATTTATGGAGAAAATCAGATGATATAAAGGATGCGTGGAAAGCAACAGAGGGTTTTTCACATCTGGTAGGTACATGGAAGAAGATATATTCAAAATTTCCGGCTCTCGCCAAAAATTTGGATGCTGTAAAATATGTTGATAATCTCGCTGAGCCAAAATTTGGATCTTATTTTGCCACTTCCAATACATATGCAACTAATTTTAAAAATAAGTTTAATGAAGTGCGGGATCAAATTGCTGAGGTTCATCATGCAGTACCACAAGAAATTTCTGATAAATGGAATCTTGTTATCAAAGTGATATGCATTCTCTTGAAAATTTAAGGGGAATGCCTAGTAAGGCATTTCATCAAACTATTACGTATAAATGGAATGAATTTTTAGATCCATATAGAAAAACAAACACTGCTCCACCAATGGATTTAGTAATTCAAAAGGCTAAAGAAATTGATGATACATTTGGCTCGCAATTCATCCCTCCAATTAGATAAATTACTTATGAAATATTTTTTAATTTTACTTAATTCAATAGCAAATTATGATTTAAATACAGAATATGAAAATTTTAATGCTAAAAATTATGGATTGGATTTTTCATACTTCCCTTTAGATGATTTTTTAGGATATGATGGTAAGTATTTTTGTACAGAAAGATTATTTATTTCAATATTTAATCAGAAGACAAGCTTTCATGATTTTTCATCTGGAGTTAGATTTAAACAAGTAATAAGAGTGACAAAAAATTCAAATTGGAACAGTCTTTATCCGGAAGCCGCAACGGGAAATTGGATAGAAGTAGAATTATTCGGTAAAGCATTTGAATGCGATTTTGGAATATTAAAAATTCCAATTGAACATGAAGTTGTTAAGAATTATGTTGCCGATTTCCTTATAGTTTCGGAGAATGGAGTTAAAAAACTCTTACTAAATCATTGTCCTTATCTTGCAGGATGTGAAATAGCACCAAATGACATTTCAATGCTAAATTCAATTTTAGGGAAAATTATAAAGAACCGAGATAATTTCTTATTATTAAAACATTTTAAAGGTGATATTTTCTAGTATCTTTCTAATTTTTACTGATTAGCACTATGTTTAGGAAGGAAATAAGCAAGTATTCAAAATTTCCGGATCTCGCTATGAACTTGTATGCTGTAGAATATTTTAATAATCTTTCTGAACCAAATTTAGGATCTTATTTTTCCAATTCCAATACATTTACGATTTTTTGTAAAAACAGAATTAAGGTTGATTCAAGTGGAAATGCAGCAATACCTCATTAAAGATCTGATGTAGATTAAAATTTTTATGATGCAACAAAATCATACTTGAGATAGTCATGGAGATAAATGGATGATGCATCATTGGTTCGGGATTGCCTGAGCGGTAGTGAAAAAGCGTGTAAAGCCTTATTCGACCGTTATGCACCGTCTATGTTGGCTATGTGTGTACGGTATTCTTCATCTCGCCCGGAAGCGGAGGATAATCTGCAAGAAGGATTTATCAAGATTTTTCAGAATCTTGAACAGTGGAAGTCAACGGGTGCATTGGGAGCCTGGATCCGCCGGGTCATCTTGAATACCTGTCTCACCAAGATTCAAACTTCGCAAAAAGAAAAATTGAGCATCCCGGATAGCGAAGTGCCGGAGCTTTTGAGTGAACCCGAAGTTATCTCATCCCTAGCATACAGAGATATCATCCATCTGATCGACACCATGCCTTTAGGTTACCGTACTGTGTTCAATCTCCATATGATTGATGGACATTCTTACCAGGAAATAGCAGGGATGTTGCAAATCACTGAATCAACTTGCAGGTCGCAAGTTCTAAGGGCTAAGAAATTTCTAGCCAATAAAATTACAAGAGCTAATTCAAATATTAAAGTGGAATTATGAGTGAAGAATTTAACTTGGAGCAGTTTACTAAGGATCATGAACCTCTTCCTGAGGTGCCGGAACATATTTGGCAGAATGTAAGACAACATTTGCCTAAGAAAAAAAGAAGACCGGTGATTCTGCCATTTTTGTTGATTGGAACTTTATGCTTGGTCGTCGGATACATTTGGACAACTAACGGTCTGAACAATGAGCACACGTCGATCATTCCTTCAAACTCCCTTATCACTATCGACAGTTCAGTAAGTATGAACAATGAAGATATGAATCATGATAGAGTTGAATGTGAAAAATCTAAAGAATCCTATTATATTCCAACGAATCAAACTAATAAAAATAAAATTCAGCCATCATTCACTCTTCAATCCAATCAAAGTAAATCTAATGTCCTGTCAGATCAAAATATGATCATTCTGAATTCTGATCACTCTGTTGAGAGTTCAGTTCAACATTTTCACGAAAGTAAATTTCAGCCAAAGTATGATCAACTAAATTCTCCCGTAGTAGAAATGCAACTACTCAAATCAAAAATTATTTTTGATTCCAATGAGAGTATAAAATTGTATAAACCGGATCCGAAATGTTATAATTTTAAAAAGACACGGAAGGTCGGATTTTTTGTTGAAACATATGCCGGACCTTCTTATTCACCAATGAGATTGAGTAATTCAGACCTGGATGCACAAAAGGTTTTTGAACTCAGAAAAACGTCGGAGTCTGCGAGGATATCTGCAATGGCTGGTATTAAAATTGGCGTACAGTTCCGAAAAGTTTCAGTGAGGACAGGCATGGAATATTTAAATATGTTGGAACGAATGGAGTTTTCAGATCAAAACTATAAAAAAGTTGAACAAATATTTGTCAATGGTCAGTTGGTAAGGGTAGATACAATAACCGGAGAAAGGTTTGTAAATATTCATAATTATCATCATCATTTGTCAGTCCCGGTCTCAATTGGATACACACTCTCAAAAGGAAAAAATAAAGTCAACATACAATTAGGTGTAGGAGTAAATTTCTATTCATGGCATAAAGGTGCTGTTTTGGATAGCGTTTCCAGGTATGCTTATTTTACTACTGGAAAGTATCCGCAATCTGAAATCTATAATTCTAATTTTGGTTTAAGTAGTTTCTTATCTGTCCAATGGGAACATAAAATCAGATACAGATGGTCAGCTTTTATCGAGCCTGCAATACAATATTATTTTAGCCCAATTAATAAAAATTCGTATCACATTCAACAAAGATATTTCAATATTCATACTAAAATTGGATTAAAGTATTATTTTTAATAACTCCATGCAACAGGGTATCTATTTCTTCAGTCATATAGATAACAAAAAAAATTAAACATGAAAACAAATTTGAAATTCGGGATTGCAACCATTATTTTATTGTCATTTTTGCATTGGCAATGTAAAGATGAAGACGTATTTTTTCCATATGGAGATGATGCAATTGGTTTTAACTTTGATTGGAAAAACAGTACATTCGATGACTTAAAGACAGAAGAGTATACGTTTGAGTTTGATCCACATTTATATTTTGAGTACACATTCCCAGATTTCTCCAGGTTGACTTTTGACCCATCAATTTTTCAATTAGATATATCGCCATCTGAATGCAGTACTGTAAAAGCGGTTGTCAGAAGAGCATTGGTAAAAAAAGATATGGTTGCGAATGGGGTAGGGACCAATTCTAATAATGAAATACTGGAATCAAGCGGCATGTTTTACCTTGAAATTTTCTGTAATGGTAAGTCTGTAAATCTGAAACCGGGAGCAAAATATCAAATTCAAATTCCCGTCGATCAGTCTAACATTAATCCTCAAGTAGATTTATTTTATGGTGAAGAAACGAGAACGGGAATCAACTGGGTTGAAGCTGACAAAAATCCAAATAATAGATTAAATGTTTTCTTCTCTGAATGGGAAGTAGATTCTTTTGGATTGAAAACTGGAATTACATGTTTTCCAGAGAGATTAAAATGGGTCAATTGTGATTATTTTCTTAAATTTGACAGCATTGATCTAACTGAAGCTTGCTTGATTGTCTCAACTAATCCTGGAAATGATACGATTACATTCAATGCATATGGCGTTTTTAAAGATTATAACGCTGTGTTGCGACCATGTTGTGTAAAAAATTCAGAGAAGATTTGTTTCTCAGCCTTACCTATCGGACAAAATGTGATTTATATTTTAATAGGGAAAGGAAAAGTAGATTATTATCTTGGTTATGTTGAGAAAAAAGTAGAAAAAGATGAGATGACTCAAATCCATTGTCAGAAGAAAACATTGCAAGAGGTCAAGGATTTTATTTCAATGTTATGAGCCAATATTTGCTGGGAATGTGTCTTGCTTTAGAATTTTTTTGTATAATTTGGATTTAAAGACTTGTAAAAAGCTCACTAAGCATAGTGAGCTTTTTTTTGTCGTGCTAAATTTTATTCGGATAGTCAGGAACACAGAGTTGTATTTTTGTAAAAGCGGTTTAGACTAATCTATTGATATTACGCTAATGATACACCGATCAATTTTCCGATTGCATAAGTAATTGCTGCTGCCATAAATCCAAACAATAATTGGCGGAGACCGGAGTGCCAGACTTTC from Saprospiraceae bacterium includes these protein-coding regions:
- a CDS encoding RNA polymerase sigma factor — translated: MDDASLVRDCLSGSEKACKALFDRYAPSMLAMCVRYSSSRPEAEDNLQEGFIKIFQNLEQWKSTGALGAWIRRVILNTCLTKIQTSQKEKLSIPDSEVPELLSEPEVISSLAYRDIIHLIDTMPLGYRTVFNLHMIDGHSYQEIAGMLQITESTCRSQVLRAKKFLANKITRANSNIKVEL